Proteins from a single region of Labedella gwakjiensis:
- a CDS encoding S66 family peptidase, whose product MRRQTTATPKARPGDRVAVLSPALAAPAVSAAVHEQAMRRLGEVTGLIPVEYPTTRLLNASAEARAADVTAAFADPTIRAVLATVGGDDQITVVPHIDTDVLAANPKPFLGYSDNTHLHNLLWGLGVPSFYGGSTQVHLGAGPGVDEVHRVSLRAALLDGGEIELTDPGESEDHGLLWTDPRALHEDGDREPTGPWAWAGPARSVSGRTWGGCIEVIYQIALAGRMPAVSDLEGAVLLIETSEETPPAAQVRRWVRSLGEGGILGAVAGVLVARPPVTSFEKLVPEKRERDALRAAQRDVVVTEVARYNPDAVVCVGVPFGHTRPQWIVPHGGVVRLDGVTRTVTADYS is encoded by the coding sequence ATGAGGCGACAGACGACCGCGACCCCGAAGGCACGACCGGGCGACAGGGTGGCCGTCCTGTCGCCCGCGCTGGCGGCTCCCGCCGTGTCCGCGGCCGTCCACGAGCAGGCCATGCGGCGACTCGGGGAGGTTACGGGACTCATCCCGGTGGAGTACCCGACGACCCGGCTCCTGAACGCGAGCGCGGAGGCGCGTGCGGCCGACGTCACGGCGGCCTTCGCCGACCCGACGATCCGCGCCGTGCTCGCCACCGTCGGGGGCGACGACCAGATCACGGTCGTCCCGCACATCGATACCGACGTCCTCGCCGCGAACCCGAAGCCGTTCCTCGGATACAGCGACAACACGCACCTTCACAACCTCCTGTGGGGTCTCGGGGTCCCGAGCTTCTACGGCGGGTCCACGCAAGTGCACCTCGGGGCGGGTCCGGGCGTCGACGAGGTCCACCGCGTGTCGCTGCGGGCGGCCCTCCTCGACGGAGGAGAGATCGAGCTGACCGACCCGGGGGAGTCGGAGGACCACGGCCTGCTCTGGACGGATCCGCGTGCGCTCCATGAGGACGGCGATCGCGAGCCCACCGGGCCGTGGGCCTGGGCGGGCCCCGCGCGTTCCGTGTCGGGGCGGACGTGGGGCGGGTGCATCGAGGTGATCTATCAGATCGCCCTCGCGGGGCGGATGCCCGCCGTCTCGGATCTCGAGGGCGCCGTCCTCCTCATCGAGACGAGCGAGGAGACCCCGCCGGCCGCGCAGGTCAGGCGCTGGGTGCGTTCGCTCGGGGAGGGCGGCATCCTCGGGGCCGTCGCGGGTGTACTCGTCGCCCGCCCGCCCGTGACCTCCTTCGAGAAGCTCGTCCCGGAGAAGCGGGAACGCGACGCGCTGCGCGCGGCCCAGAGGGACGTCGTCGTCACGGAGGTGGCCCGCTACAACCCCGATGCCGTCGTGTGCGTCGGAGTACCGTTCGGACACACCCGGCCGCAGTGGATCGTTCCCCACGGCGGTGTCGTCCGTCTCGACGGGGTGACCCGTACGGTGACCGCCGACTACAGCTGA
- a CDS encoding diacylglycerol/lipid kinase family protein, whose protein sequence is MVYHPLRVDLARLRREVAREARHAGWGPTVWVATEAHDGGASALSDALGATRPDLVIAAGGDGTVSMAAGALSGRSLPLAVVPVGTTNLFARSVGATGSVDRAVAHAFAAIGTGTPDESRVDLGRFRATLADGSVVERPFTVMVGAGIDAAMVADTHPRGKERFGWLGYIQGISASIWRNERFAVRVSLDEGSAVSETAHTVVVANGGLLPAGLVFVPGAVVEDGELDVMVLRPRSVLSWARLAAWFVASAVRAPSSVGRGLAGSAVRVTRAGSVDVSFEVPERAEADGEELGHVSRLEAWIEPGALRIVR, encoded by the coding sequence GTGGTGTACCACCCGCTCCGGGTCGACCTCGCGCGGCTGCGTCGCGAAGTCGCGCGTGAAGCGCGGCACGCGGGGTGGGGACCGACCGTATGGGTCGCCACGGAAGCGCACGACGGCGGCGCGTCCGCGCTCAGCGACGCGCTCGGGGCGACCCGTCCGGACCTCGTGATCGCGGCCGGGGGAGACGGCACGGTGAGCATGGCCGCCGGAGCCCTCTCCGGTCGAAGCCTGCCCCTCGCCGTCGTTCCCGTCGGCACCACGAACCTCTTCGCCCGATCGGTCGGTGCCACAGGGAGTGTCGATCGTGCCGTCGCGCACGCGTTCGCGGCGATCGGGACGGGCACCCCTGACGAGAGCCGCGTGGACCTCGGGCGATTCCGGGCGACGCTCGCCGACGGCTCGGTCGTCGAGAGGCCTTTCACCGTGATGGTGGGCGCGGGCATCGATGCGGCGATGGTCGCCGACACGCACCCCCGCGGCAAGGAGCGCTTCGGCTGGCTCGGCTACATCCAGGGCATCTCGGCGTCGATCTGGCGGAACGAGCGTTTCGCCGTTCGTGTCTCGCTCGACGAGGGTTCCGCGGTGTCCGAGACGGCTCACACGGTCGTGGTCGCCAACGGCGGCCTCCTGCCGGCGGGTCTCGTGTTCGTGCCGGGGGCCGTGGTGGAAGACGGCGAGCTCGACGTCATGGTGCTGCGCCCGCGCAGCGTTCTGTCCTGGGCGCGCCTCGCGGCGTGGTTCGTCGCGAGCGCCGTCCGGGCGCCGTCGTCGGTCGGCCGGGGTCTCGCCGGATCCGCGGTGCGCGTCACGCGGGCGGGCAGCGTCGATGTCTCCTTCGAGGTGCCGGAGCGCGCCGAGGCCGACGGCGAGGAACTCGGCCACGTCTCGCGTCTCGAGGCCTGGATCGAGCCGGGCGCACTCCGAATCGTCCGCTGA
- a CDS encoding lactate racemase domain-containing protein, whose translation MTRPGYVLTVDADTPPLVVFRGGSVRLERLPSGAEVVYPADAEPALRSLSAELDRVLSSPEGSEPLDSLLVAGTVLTVVVDDLSQPVTATSGADVRQRIVERVLEMAARAGVDDVRVLAATGLRRRLTSHELLSTLGERVFRSFDAGSLTSHDAEDAEGMTTVGELPDGSPLEIASRLVESDLVVAVRLATAVGDEGSPSIVPSFASAATARALTPVPGTDRITAEQRDDALAPFVDTLGDRTRVFTIAATLADAPIKSVSAFLGKREREWTLLDRVRSRAVRTAAAVLPEAVRPVRFPGIGHVVTSVRAGAPSAVHASMDAFLRTARLANRPVGADIALFGLPDTGYGTSGAPLDPVSVATLGLGQVFDGVSAEPVVKRGGVLILSHPLTPTFHPIHHAGYVDFFADVLRSSTDASVIAEEFEEGFARDDWYRHLYRTSSAHHALHPFHAWYATAAARDHLSDVIVVGGDRETASRLGFRAATTLDDALDMAGYRQDGETSLTFVHGTPVRPAALA comes from the coding sequence ATGACCAGACCCGGCTACGTCCTGACCGTGGACGCCGACACCCCTCCTCTCGTCGTCTTCCGCGGAGGGAGCGTTCGCCTCGAGCGACTTCCCTCCGGCGCCGAGGTCGTCTATCCGGCCGACGCGGAACCCGCGCTCCGTTCCCTCTCCGCCGAGCTCGACCGGGTGCTGTCGTCGCCGGAAGGCTCCGAGCCTCTCGATTCGCTCCTCGTCGCCGGGACGGTCCTGACGGTCGTCGTCGACGACCTGTCCCAGCCCGTGACCGCGACGAGCGGTGCCGACGTGCGGCAGCGCATCGTCGAGCGCGTCCTCGAGATGGCCGCGCGAGCGGGGGTCGACGACGTCCGCGTGCTCGCGGCGACGGGACTGCGGCGTCGTCTGACATCCCACGAACTGCTCTCCACCCTCGGCGAGCGGGTGTTCCGTTCCTTCGACGCCGGATCGCTCACGAGCCACGACGCCGAGGACGCCGAGGGCATGACGACCGTCGGCGAGCTGCCCGACGGCTCGCCGCTCGAGATCGCCTCGCGCCTCGTGGAGAGCGACCTCGTGGTCGCCGTGCGCCTCGCCACGGCCGTCGGCGACGAGGGCTCGCCCTCGATCGTCCCGTCCTTCGCGAGCGCCGCGACGGCGCGCGCGCTGACCCCGGTGCCGGGGACCGACCGCATCACGGCGGAGCAGCGCGACGACGCCCTCGCCCCGTTCGTCGACACTCTCGGCGACCGCACACGGGTCTTCACGATCGCGGCGACTCTCGCCGACGCCCCCATCAAGAGCGTGAGCGCCTTCCTCGGGAAGCGCGAGCGCGAGTGGACCCTCCTCGACCGTGTGCGCTCGCGTGCCGTGCGCACCGCTGCCGCCGTGCTCCCCGAGGCCGTGCGTCCCGTCCGTTTCCCGGGCATCGGCCACGTCGTCACGTCCGTTCGAGCCGGCGCTCCCTCTGCCGTGCACGCCTCGATGGACGCCTTCCTCCGCACGGCGCGCCTCGCGAACCGTCCGGTCGGAGCCGACATCGCCCTCTTCGGCCTGCCGGACACGGGCTACGGAACGAGCGGGGCCCCGCTCGATCCGGTGAGCGTCGCCACGCTCGGACTCGGTCAGGTCTTCGACGGCGTCTCGGCGGAACCCGTCGTCAAGCGCGGCGGCGTCCTGATCCTGTCCCACCCGCTCACGCCCACGTTCCACCCCATCCACCACGCGGGCTACGTCGACTTCTTCGCCGACGTGCTCCGGTCGTCCACGGACGCATCGGTCATCGCCGAGGAGTTCGAGGAGGGCTTCGCACGCGACGACTGGTACCGGCACCTCTACAGGACCAGCTCGGCCCACCACGCCCTCCACCCGTTCCACGCGTGGTACGCGACGGCCGCGGCCCGCGACCATCTGTCCGACGTCATCGTCGTGGGCGGCGACCGCGAGACGGCCTCCCGTCTCGGTTTCCGCGCCGCGACGACCCTCGACGACGCGCTCGACATGGCCGGGTACCGGCAGGACGGCGAGACGTCCCTCACCTTCGTGCACGGCACGCCCGTCCGCCCGGCGGCGCTCGCATGA
- a CDS encoding glycoside hydrolase family 53 protein, translating into MTEPLIAPRGHTAAARVRASGRRRTVAVFSAAGVALLALGPLTASPAAAATGVLANPGFESGLDGWTSDGPEGAAKTETGGTSGLRLTHWLESEGSVATTQTVSGLADGWWTFGVDVTSGGGLASSAITTSGCGLDGETTVPSTESDGAWLRLEVSAYVSGGSCTVGLRTAGPAGSWASIDGATLEAGRSERTLRGADLSNVAKNEDRGATYADADGNAVDPIDALAGAGANVGRLKVWVDPADGYNDTDDVVASARRIVDAGMELLVDFHYSDRWTDPGAQGMPSAWVGLDAAAVTERVSEHTTEVLESLAAVGITADYVQVGNEINPGMLWPLGQTWDVDPTDDVSEPQWDALAGFLTAGAEAVKAVDPDTQVILHLTNINNGIDGLTWWFDEVVARDVPFDLIGLSYYGYWHGSLADLQGAVSTLSERYDRDVLVVETAYPWTLDDQPGLGWENVIDLESELVAGYPATPEGQAANLRAVQDVVASAPGGRGLGVVYWEPAWTAVEGNGWDPEDPASGNAWENQAVFDHDGRMLPAAAQFGETAYTVSAAPSVSLVGEAGVDGWFRSAVSVSAAISLPGLAVDAPLELSIDGGPAVPASDATVVDEDGEHSADAGVAAPGLVAVTRDAASAGAPLAPAPSLGEAVPAGPAADVAALAASTTTFGVDRTAPSVTATLDAEGARVTVGADDGLSGIATVEYAVDGGAAASYTGPIDVSALAAAGGGTITASATDRAGNVTESTVAVPAAIGTAPSDPDGSDDPSVSAPDDASAPDGLAVTGASGAALLSLIAAALLAIGVLGIGSRVLRRRRSADS; encoded by the coding sequence ATGACCGAACCCCTCATCGCACCTCGGGGCCACACCGCTGCGGCCCGGGTCAGAGCATCGGGAAGGCGGCGCACGGTGGCGGTCTTCTCCGCGGCGGGTGTCGCTCTCCTGGCCTTGGGTCCGCTGACGGCGTCGCCGGCCGCCGCGGCCACCGGCGTTCTCGCGAACCCCGGCTTCGAGTCGGGACTCGACGGGTGGACGTCAGACGGGCCCGAGGGTGCCGCGAAGACCGAGACCGGCGGTACGTCGGGCCTGCGCCTCACGCACTGGCTCGAGAGCGAGGGGTCCGTCGCCACGACGCAGACCGTCTCTGGCCTCGCCGACGGCTGGTGGACCTTCGGGGTCGACGTCACGTCGGGCGGAGGACTCGCGTCGAGCGCCATCACGACGAGCGGATGCGGGCTCGACGGCGAGACGACCGTGCCGTCCACGGAGTCCGACGGAGCGTGGCTGCGCCTCGAGGTGTCCGCGTACGTCTCGGGCGGGTCGTGCACGGTCGGACTCCGGACCGCCGGACCGGCGGGCTCGTGGGCGAGCATCGACGGCGCGACCCTCGAAGCGGGTCGCAGCGAGCGCACCCTCCGCGGGGCCGACCTGTCGAACGTGGCCAAGAACGAGGACCGCGGCGCGACCTACGCCGACGCCGACGGGAACGCCGTCGACCCGATCGACGCCCTCGCCGGGGCGGGCGCGAACGTCGGACGACTGAAGGTGTGGGTCGACCCCGCCGACGGTTACAACGACACGGACGACGTCGTCGCCTCGGCCCGTCGCATCGTCGACGCCGGGATGGAACTGCTCGTCGACTTCCACTACTCGGATCGCTGGACGGACCCGGGCGCCCAGGGCATGCCCTCCGCGTGGGTCGGACTCGACGCCGCCGCCGTGACCGAGCGGGTGTCGGAGCACACCACGGAGGTGCTCGAGTCGCTCGCGGCTGTCGGCATCACGGCCGACTACGTGCAGGTGGGCAACGAGATCAACCCCGGCATGCTCTGGCCGCTCGGTCAGACGTGGGACGTCGACCCCACCGACGACGTGTCCGAGCCGCAGTGGGACGCCCTCGCCGGGTTCCTCACCGCCGGAGCCGAGGCCGTGAAGGCCGTCGATCCCGACACGCAGGTGATCCTGCACCTCACCAACATCAACAACGGCATCGACGGGCTCACCTGGTGGTTCGACGAGGTCGTGGCTCGCGACGTGCCGTTCGACCTCATCGGCCTCTCGTACTACGGATACTGGCACGGGTCCCTCGCCGACCTGCAGGGCGCCGTGTCGACGCTCTCGGAGCGCTACGACCGTGACGTGCTCGTCGTGGAGACGGCTTACCCGTGGACGCTCGACGACCAGCCCGGCCTCGGGTGGGAGAACGTCATCGACCTCGAGTCCGAGCTCGTCGCGGGCTACCCCGCGACGCCCGAGGGCCAGGCGGCGAATCTGCGCGCCGTTCAGGACGTCGTCGCGTCGGCACCCGGCGGACGCGGCCTCGGCGTCGTGTACTGGGAGCCGGCGTGGACGGCCGTCGAGGGCAACGGCTGGGACCCCGAGGACCCGGCATCCGGCAACGCGTGGGAGAACCAGGCCGTGTTCGATCACGACGGTCGGATGCTGCCGGCGGCCGCACAGTTCGGCGAGACCGCGTACACCGTCTCCGCCGCGCCGTCCGTGTCCCTCGTAGGCGAAGCGGGGGTGGACGGGTGGTTCCGCAGCGCGGTCTCCGTCTCGGCCGCGATCTCCCTCCCCGGTCTCGCGGTGGATGCGCCGCTCGAGCTGAGCATCGATGGTGGTCCCGCCGTGCCCGCATCGGATGCGACCGTCGTGGACGAGGACGGCGAGCACTCGGCGGACGCCGGCGTCGCCGCTCCGGGGCTCGTCGCCGTGACGCGCGACGCGGCCAGCGCGGGCGCGCCGCTCGCTCCCGCACCGTCGCTCGGCGAAGCCGTCCCAGCCGGGCCGGCGGCGGACGTCGCCGCCCTCGCGGCCTCGACGACGACGTTCGGGGTCGACCGAACGGCACCGAGCGTCACCGCGACGCTCGACGCCGAGGGAGCCCGTGTGACCGTCGGCGCCGACGACGGCCTGTCCGGGATCGCCACGGTCGAGTACGCCGTCGACGGAGGTGCAGCAGCCTCCTACACGGGCCCGATCGACGTCTCCGCGCTCGCCGCGGCGGGTGGCGGGACGATCACCGCGTCGGCGACGGACCGAGCCGGGAACGTGACGGAGTCGACCGTGGCCGTTCCCGCGGCGATCGGCACCGCACCGTCGGATCCCGACGGCTCCGACGACCCGTCGGTGTCCGCCCCGGACGACGCGTCCGCGCCTGACGGCCTCGCGGTGACGGGGGCGAGCGGCGCTGCGCTCCTCTCCCTCATCGCCGCGGCCCTGCTCGCCATCGGTGTCCTCGGCATCGGGTCACGCGTGCTCCGTCGCCGCCGCTCGGCTGACAGCTAG
- a CDS encoding lysophospholipid acyltransferase family protein, translating to MTARGTASTLAPLVALAVVARRPLRRAAVRAAVDVSTWGLDDVAEASGPFVFAANHPSSLDGPLLRSVLEPVVGPVVVTSAPRSGQGVAGAVTLGAARLAIRAGRSVVVFAESERADDGDLRSFDDTAARLAVESGAALVPVAIAGTFAALPPWRTLPRAGRRRVSVTFARPIPTSARDEPAELAHRAEQAVQTAIDGTRGPWFAAHLAHADSAQADGADSGVQRARWRRIWDSSSRDARSARRRTWS from the coding sequence ATGACCGCGCGCGGCACGGCGTCGACCCTCGCGCCGCTCGTCGCCCTCGCCGTCGTCGCGCGTCGGCCGCTCCGTCGCGCCGCGGTGCGTGCAGCGGTCGATGTCTCGACGTGGGGACTCGACGACGTGGCGGAGGCGTCCGGTCCGTTCGTGTTCGCCGCGAACCACCCGAGCTCGCTCGACGGGCCCCTCCTCCGATCCGTCCTGGAGCCCGTCGTCGGCCCCGTCGTCGTGACGTCGGCACCGCGCTCCGGTCAGGGTGTCGCCGGTGCGGTGACCCTCGGGGCCGCTCGGCTCGCGATTCGGGCCGGCCGCAGCGTCGTGGTGTTCGCCGAGTCGGAGCGCGCGGACGACGGCGACCTGCGCTCGTTCGACGACACCGCGGCCCGTCTCGCCGTGGAGTCGGGAGCGGCGCTCGTTCCCGTCGCGATCGCCGGCACCTTCGCGGCCCTCCCTCCGTGGCGCACTCTCCCGCGAGCGGGTCGACGACGCGTGTCGGTCACGTTCGCCCGACCAATCCCCACGAGCGCGCGTGACGAACCAGCGGAGCTCGCCCACCGGGCCGAGCAGGCCGTTCAGACGGCCATCGACGGGACGCGCGGACCGTGGTTCGCCGCGCACCTCGCACATGCCGATTCCGCGCAGGCGGATGGTGCAGACTCAGGGGTGCAGCGAGCGCGTTGGCGGCGCATCTGGGACAGTTCAAGCAGGGACGCACGGTCGGCACGACGCCGGACGTGGAGTTAA
- a CDS encoding beta-galactosidase, which yields MTNAPTLGETAATPRDAADRNAEARPARSGWIPGTDRIAFGGDYNPEQWDRDVWVEDIALMKRAGISLVSIGIFSWALLEPREGEYEFGFLDEVMDLLHGAGISVDLGTPTAAPPAWFWRTYPEAHPVTRDGLRLGHGSRGMASPSSTAYRAAARGIADALGARYATHPALVLWHVHNEFGAPVSECYSPASAAAFRVWLQNRYGSLDALNAAWGTNFWGQRYGDWDEIDAPRTSPSIVNPAQRLDFARYTSNALLECFVAERDALKAHTPHIPVTTNFMATNCPSIDYWAWSREVDIVANDYYLVAERADNHVLLAMDADLTRSLAGGRPWILMEHSTGAVNWQPRNIAKRPGEMARNSLVSVARGADAVLFFQFRASRSGAEKFHSAMLPHGGTPTRIWREVEALGATLGGLDDVMGGSVPARVAILWDVESFWAQDLEWRPSVDLGHRERIVAFYTELWRRDVAVDFAHPHDDLSAYDVVLAPASYLLDAASAANLRGFVSEGGRLVSSYFSGIVDEHDAVPDGPYPAGLREVLGLRIDEFLPFRADESARLDDGSTGTVWADDIVLDGAEAVATFEDGPAAGRPGVTRNVYGTGSAWYVSTKLDGDDLGMLLERVLAEAGVESAAAHPVAGLERVERRTDEALFVFLANHGDTDVEVADVSGIDVATGESVSGLVVPGAATRVIRSELD from the coding sequence ATGACGAACGCGCCCACTCTCGGAGAGACCGCAGCGACCCCCCGGGACGCCGCCGATCGGAACGCGGAGGCGCGCCCCGCCCGGTCCGGCTGGATCCCCGGCACCGACCGGATCGCGTTCGGCGGCGACTACAACCCGGAGCAGTGGGACCGCGACGTCTGGGTCGAGGACATCGCCCTCATGAAGCGCGCCGGCATCTCGCTCGTGAGCATCGGCATCTTCTCGTGGGCGCTCCTCGAGCCCCGCGAGGGCGAGTACGAGTTCGGCTTCCTCGACGAGGTCATGGATCTCCTCCACGGAGCCGGCATCAGCGTCGACCTCGGCACGCCCACCGCCGCTCCCCCCGCGTGGTTCTGGCGCACGTATCCCGAAGCCCACCCCGTGACGCGGGACGGACTCCGCCTCGGCCACGGCTCCCGCGGCATGGCGAGCCCGAGCTCGACCGCCTACCGGGCGGCCGCCCGGGGCATCGCCGACGCGCTCGGCGCGCGGTACGCGACGCACCCGGCGCTCGTGCTGTGGCACGTCCACAACGAGTTCGGCGCTCCCGTCAGCGAGTGCTACTCCCCCGCATCCGCCGCCGCCTTCCGCGTCTGGCTTCAGAACCGGTACGGCTCGCTCGACGCGCTCAACGCCGCGTGGGGGACGAATTTCTGGGGTCAGCGGTACGGCGACTGGGACGAGATCGACGCCCCCCGCACGTCGCCGTCGATCGTGAACCCCGCTCAGCGCCTCGACTTCGCCCGCTACACCTCGAACGCGCTCCTCGAGTGCTTCGTCGCCGAGCGCGACGCCCTCAAGGCGCACACTCCGCACATCCCCGTCACGACGAACTTCATGGCGACGAACTGCCCGTCGATCGACTACTGGGCGTGGAGCCGCGAGGTCGACATCGTCGCGAACGACTACTACCTCGTCGCCGAGCGCGCCGACAACCACGTGCTGCTCGCGATGGACGCCGACCTCACCCGTTCCCTCGCCGGGGGCCGCCCGTGGATCCTCATGGAGCACTCCACCGGCGCCGTGAACTGGCAGCCGCGGAACATCGCGAAGCGGCCGGGAGAGATGGCGCGCAACTCCCTCGTGAGCGTCGCGCGCGGCGCCGACGCCGTCCTGTTCTTCCAGTTCCGGGCCTCGCGATCGGGCGCGGAGAAGTTCCACTCGGCGATGCTCCCCCACGGCGGGACGCCGACACGCATCTGGCGCGAGGTGGAGGCCCTCGGCGCCACGCTCGGCGGGCTCGACGATGTCATGGGCGGCAGCGTTCCCGCCCGGGTCGCGATCCTGTGGGACGTGGAATCCTTCTGGGCGCAGGACCTCGAGTGGCGGCCGTCGGTCGACCTCGGCCACCGCGAGCGGATCGTCGCCTTCTACACGGAGCTCTGGCGGCGGGATGTCGCCGTCGACTTCGCGCACCCCCACGACGACCTCTCCGCGTACGACGTCGTGCTCGCCCCGGCTTCCTACCTCCTCGACGCGGCCTCCGCCGCGAACCTGCGCGGATTCGTCTCCGAGGGCGGGCGCCTCGTCTCCTCCTACTTCTCGGGGATCGTCGACGAGCACGACGCCGTGCCCGACGGCCCGTACCCCGCGGGGCTCCGAGAGGTGCTCGGACTGCGGATCGACGAGTTCCTCCCGTTCCGCGCCGATGAGAGCGCACGGCTCGACGACGGATCGACGGGCACCGTCTGGGCCGACGACATCGTGCTCGACGGCGCAGAGGCCGTCGCGACCTTCGAGGACGGCCCCGCCGCGGGTCGCCCGGGAGTCACCCGCAACGTCTACGGCACCGGATCGGCCTGGTACGTCTCGACGAAGCTCGACGGCGACGACCTCGGGATGCTCCTCGAGCGGGTCCTCGCCGAGGCGGGCGTCGAATCCGCCGCCGCCCACCCGGTCGCGGGGCTCGAACGCGTCGAACGGCGCACCGACGAGGCACTCTTCGTATTCCTCGCGAATCACGGTGACACGGACGTGGAGGTCGCCGACGTCTCCGGCATCGACGTCGCGACGGGTGAGTCCGTGTCGGGACTCGTCGTCCCCGGCGCCGCCACGCGCGTGATCCGCTCAGAACTCGACTGA